A window of Panicum virgatum strain AP13 chromosome 8K, P.virgatum_v5, whole genome shotgun sequence contains these coding sequences:
- the LOC120645254 gene encoding disease resistance protein RGA2-like, giving the protein MASPLQIAAGGWGFVVMGWMLSPILSFLVNKFFTNLSLDISRKLRKLEIDTIPSLKETLTKVEEQRMVEAVKGKGSESNLVALQKIENDLKSVLYEAEDILDLVDYHRIEKKVKGDGPSWISRAVGACITRCKGTWLFRRCIEGIRPALCQCAKGFSWLAATLCRSGEQIPISQEPSNSNPVVQRLRAWSQSLDIKALCQSMQNWLAETYVAACHYRDWSYEVVGINKTNKEDDIAVDLFFLTIDGKSLWKRIEDIENILNDLKKSHLLNQDSSSSSKIVAEDTNKEETDDMHRRIERKVFGRDEELERICSMLRKGSDADGSTSSSSKPYSVFGIHGITGFGKTTLAQYVCDHEKKAQDKHFDTVMFIHVSKTFRLDKIFRDMLSEIKKGQQSDSNGVTALHNELKKNLEGKRFLLVLDDLWVNNENRKGRDILLDALDAGQSGSIILVTAQRADAAAALGAQKPISIRNLEENDYLELFMHHARPGTIEDDGEYKRIGTKIANKLHRSPIAAVTVGGQLLNRSISFWETTANDVVLNETMGALWWSYQQLGADIRRCFAYCSTFPRGYELKRDELVRIWIAQGFVSTGGNATEEMEDVGNRYFDELLEFSFLQVQGRTLNGTEVITIHDLLHELAETVAGSDFLRIDLNGSPKDIPAGVRHVFIETNNGAKVLAEKNQDLGKLRTLIIKEHWKEGTDRKQPMDELEEVFDCLFMRMRELRVLIVELLQKTEVMSVPASVDRMKHLRCLGFRFFGFTRLILPSTFSKLYHMQTIDAPYMSICSPENMANLLRLRHIVTVTHYCLPFPNVGRLTSLQTLPSFTVKKEQGYELKQLKHLNKLRGALRICGLGIVGSKEEALEAQLARKERVTQLDLDFGYVSCNPDVAAEVLEGLRPPKDLVELDIWSYYGSRYPSWMLSRQQPDAPKRLQKLVLRFNCSRLASIPEDSELFTHLRELHIMYCDWDRLPENMERLVLLQNLFIDGCKKMELLPTLPQSLRKIRIHSCGLLSTTCEEEGHENWHKIQHIPEKYINP; this is encoded by the exons ATGGCAAGTCCATTGCAAATTGCAGCAGGGGGCTGGGGCTTCGTGGTCATGGGCTGGATGCTGTCACCCATACTCAGCTTCCTTGTGAACAAGTTCTTTACCAATCTCTCCCTTGACATATCAAGAAAGCTTCGGAAGCTGGAGATCGACACTATCCCAAGCCTCAAGGAGACGCTGACAAAAGTGGAGGAGCAGAGGATGGTGGAAGCAGTGAAAGGCAAGGGATCTGAATCTAATCTCGTGGCACTCCAGAAGATAGAAAATGATCTCAAATCCGTCCTGTACGAAGCCGAAGACATACTAGATCTCGTCGATTATCACCGGATCGAGAAGAAAGTCAAGGGGGACGGCCCCAGCTGGATCTCAAGGGCTGTTGGCGCTTGCATCACCCGCTGCAAGGGGACCTGGTTGTTCCGGAGATGCATTGAGGGCATTCGACCTGCACTATGTCAGTGCGCTAAGGGATTCAGCTGGCTGGCCGCCACCCTATGCAGATCTGGTGAGCAAATACCAATTTCCCAAGAGCCCTCCAACTCCAATCCCGTGGTGCAGAGGCTCCGTGCTTGGTCACAATCCCTCGACATCAAGGCCCTCTGTCAATCCATGCAGAATTGGTTAGCCGAAACGTATGTGGCTGCTTGTCATTACCGGGACTGGTCATATGAAGTCGTTGGCATCAACAAAACAAACAAG GAGGATGACATTGCAGTAGATCTTTTCTTCCTTACTATTGATGGAAAAAGCTTGTGGAAAAGAATAGAGGACATAGAAAATATTCTGAATGACTTGAAGAAATCACATCTGCTCAATCAGgatagcagcagcagtagcaaaaTTGTCGCAGAGGATACTAACAAGGAGGAGACTGACGACATGCACAGAAGAATTGAACGGAAGGTATTCGGTCGAGATGAGGAGCTTGAGCGTATATGTAGTATGCTTCGGAAGGGATCAGATGCTGACGGATCAACCTCCAGTAGCAGTAAACCTTATTCTGTGTTTGGCATACATGGCATTACAGGATTCGGGAAGACTACCCTGGCTCAATATGTTTGTGATCACGAGAAGAAGGCCCAAGACAAGCATTTTGACACTGTCATGTTCATTCATGTCTCAAAGACTTTCAGACTAGACAAGATATTTCGTGACATGTTGAGCGAGATCAAGAAGGGCCAGCAATCTGACAGCAACGGTGTTACAGCTCTACataatgagctgaagaaaaacTTGGAAGGAAAACGTTTCTTGTTGGTACTGGATGATCTCTGGGTCAATAATGAGAATCGGAAGGGTCGGGATATTCTCCTTGATGCACTTGACGCTGGGCAAAGTGGAAGCATAATCCTAGTGACAGCTCAAAGAGCAGATGCAGCTGCAGCTCTAGGTGCTCAGAAGCCAATTTCAATACGTAACTTGGAAGAGAATGATTACTTAGAATTATTCATGCATCATGCACGACCAGGCACAATCGAAGATGACGGAGAATATAAAAGGATTGGAACCAAGATTGCCAACAAGCTACACCGCTCACCTATTGCAGCAGTAACAGTAGGAGGGCAGCTTCTGAATAGAAGTATCAGTTTTTGGGAAACAACAGCGAACGATGTCGTACTGAACGAGACCATGGGAGCTCTGTGGTGGAGCTATCAGCAGCTTGGTGCTGACATCAGGCGTTGCTTTGCATACTGCAGCACTTTTCCAAGAGGATATGAGCTAAAACGAGATGAGTTGGTTCGCATCTGGATAGCACAGGGGTTTGTAAGCACCGGGGGTAATGCAACAGAGGAAATGGAAGATGTAGGCAATCGCTACTTTGATGAGTTACTGGAATTCTCATTTCTTCAAGTGCAAGGAAGAACACTCAATGGCACTGAAGTAATCACAATTCATGACCTTCTACACGAGTTGGCAGAGACGGTTGCTGGAAGTGATTTCCTGAGAATTGATCTGAATGGCTCGCCGAAAGATATTCCGGCAGGGGTTCGCCATGTTTTCATCGAGACCAACAATGGAGCAAAGGTCTTGGCGGAGAAAAATCAGGACTTGGGAAAATTGCGCACCCTGATCATTAAGGAGCACTGGAAAGAAGGTACGGATAGAAAACAGCCCATGGATGAGTTGGAAGAAGTCTTTGATTGTTTGTTCATGAGGATGAGGGAACTGCGGGTGCTGATCGTTGAACTACTACAGAAGACAGAAGTGATGTCAGTCCCAGCATCTGTTGATCGGATGAAGCATCTACGTTGTCTTGGCTTTCGTTTTTTCGGTTTCACGAGGTTGATTTTGCCAAGCACATTTAGCAAGCTTTACCATATGCAGACCATAGATGCTCCCTACATGTCGATATGTTCGCCTGAAAATATGGCTAATCTCCTCCGTTTGCGGCACATCGTCACCGTCACTCATTATTGCCTGCCTTTCCCCAACGTTGGCAGGCTGACGTCACTCCAAACGCTGCCATCGTTCACAGTAAAGAAGGAACAAGGGTACGAGCTGAAGCAGCTGAAGCACCTAAACAAGCTTCGGGGCGCTCTGCGGATATGTGGACTTGGGATTGTCGGAAGCAAAGAGGAAGCTCTCGAAGCTCAGCTAGCCCGCAAGGAGCGAGTCACACAACTGGACCTGGATTTTGGTTATGTTAGCTGCAACCCAGATGTTGCAGCAGAGGTACTTGAGGGTCTTCGCCCCCCGAAGGATCTTGTAGAGCTTGATATATGGTCGTACTATGGTTCAAGGTATCCTAGCTGGATGTTGAGTCGGCAGCAACCAGACGCCCCAAAGCGCCTGCAAAAACTTGTGCTCCGTTTTAATTGCAGCCGATTGGCATCTATTCCTGAAGATAGCGAGCTCTTCACTCATCTGCGTGAGCTCCACATTATGTACTGCGACTGGGACCGCTTGCCAGAAAATATGGAGCGCCTCGTGTTGCTCCAGAATTTGTTTATTGATGGATGCAAAAAGATGGAGCTCCTTCCGACGCTGCCCCAGTCTCTTCGGAAGATTCGAATCCATTCGTGCGGCTTGCTCAGTACAACCTGCGAAGAAGAGGGGCACGAGAATTGGCATAAGATCCAGCACATTCCAGAGAAGTACATTAATCCATGA
- the LOC120645978 gene encoding putative disease resistance protein RGA4 has product MKHLRYLAFHFPSFATELILPSTFSKLYHMQTIDVRRGSRYTMIPCPEHMANLVHLRHVVSPLLYFPNVGRLRSLRTLPRFEVEGEHGYELKQLKHLNKLRGTLQISGLGIVRSKEEALEAQLAHMKRVTQLVLDFGNNTCNPDVAAEVLEGLCPPKDLVELVIEGYKGSRYPSWMLSRQHPDAPKRLQKLKLCFNCSRLASIPVDSELFTHLRKLHFVECDWDRLPENMERLVSLQYLAIGGCNNIYGAPCNTQVLIYGN; this is encoded by the coding sequence ATGAAGCATCTACGTTATCTTGCTTTCCATTTTCCCAGTTTCGCTACAGAGTTGATTTTGCCAAGCACATTTAGCAAGCTTTACCATATGCAGACCATAGATGTCCGTCGTGGTTCTCGCTACACGATGATACCCTGTCCTGAACATATGGCTAATCTCGTCCATTTACGGCACGTCGTCTCTCCTTTGCTGTATTTCCCCAATGTTGGCAGGCTGAGGTCACTCCGAACGTTGCCACGCTTCGAAGTAGAGGGGGAACATGGGTACGAGCTGAAGCAGCTGAAGCACCTAAACAAGCTTCGGGGCACTCTGCAGATATCGGGTCTTGGGATTGTCAgaagcaaagaagaagctcTTGAAGCTCAGCTTGCCCACATGAAGCGAGTCACACAACTGGTGCTGGACTTCGGTAATAATACCTGCAACCCAGACGTCGCAGCAGAGGTACTTGAGGGCCTTTGCCCCCCGAAGGATCTTGTAGAGCTTGTTATCGAGGGCTACAAGGGTTCAAGGTATCCTAGCTGGATGTTGAGTCGGCAGCACCCAGACGCCCCAAAGCGCCTGCAAAAACTTAAGCTCTGTTTTAATTGCAGCCGATTGGCATCTATTCCTGTAGATAGCGAGCTCTTCACTCACCTACGTAAGCTCCACTTTGTGGAGTGCGACTGGGACCGCTTGCCAGAAAATATGGAGCGCCTCGTGTCGCTCCAGTATTTGGCTATTGGTGGATGCAATAATATATATGGAGCTCCTtgtaacacccaggtgttaatcTATGGTAATTAA